The DNA window ACGCCTTCTGCCAGAGGCGAAAGAAAATATCCATTCCAACCGCAGCACACACGAACACGTACCTTGCGAGCTTTCTTGGAAGGCGGATGAACGGTGGACGAGCCGACGGAGACGTCGCTGCCCGCCGAGGGGACGCTtagccccgcccccccccggtCGGAAGAAATGCCCCGCCTGCTGCCCCCTggtgccgcgcgcggcctccattCGGACCCGCAGCGCCCATGCTCAGGCCCCCGGTCTGCGCCGGAAAACACGAAAGAGAGCAGAGGTGACGCAGGGCTGTAGAGACGCGGTGGGCAAGGGACTCGGAGACGAAGAGTCACAGCGATAAAGGAGATCAGACGCCGGATGTGAAGGGTTCTCCTCATCCAAACAaagcggaggggggggttTGGGGAGGGAGGCTGACGCTTATACAGACGTGAGAGCGAGGGACAGCCGCAGCACGCGACAAATGCTCCGCCCCGGTCCGTATGGTGTCCGTCACGTTCTTGTCCGCACTCCTCACTCTCTTCCACTGGCCATGATTTAGGGCTTTATAGGGTGTGAAACCGAAATGGCAAGAGACGGAAGACAGATTCCCCTGCTCACCTGATAATCTCCGTTAAGCGCGGTGCGATCCGCGCCCCTCACGTAGAAGCCACTGCCGTCCGCGTCGAGCCccaggcccgcgccgccacctctgtcggcgcccgcgccgtctccaGGCAAGCCTGAGGAGACGTCGCCTGCGGTGCCGAGGATGCTCGAGCCTCCCCTCtcggctgctcgcctccgcaaAGCACTCCGCCCCACTGTGCTGCCTCCGGCGCTCCCGGTCCCGCCGTGGGTGCCGGTGGCGCCCAATGGGCCCGCACCAGGTGTGCCTCCGACCGCGGAGGGGGCACCCACCCCCGGGAGGTGTCCCCCCGGGACCCCGCCCGGTCCTGCGGCAGTGACGGCGCCGAGTTCCTGGCCAGCTACCCCGTGGGCCTTCAGCGTTGCGGCTGCACCGAGGCCATGCATCGAATGAAGCAGTTTGTCCCGCTCTTTCACGAGGCGCTGTTGCTCGTAGTGAATGAAGGAGGCGATCTGCTTGTTGACTGCCACCTTCTCACGCAGCAGTGCCCGACATTTCGCGTGCAGAAACTGACCGAAacggcacacacacacggcgAAACAATGCATGGCCATATCCAGCAGAATGCTAACGAAAGAAACGAAGGGGCGTGATTGAGGTGAAGCACTCATAACGCTCAGACAGAAAAGCGCAAGGCGCGAAGCCCAAGGCAGCCGCTACCGGGGCGTGAAGAGAGCAAGGGGGTATACAGAGGCGAAAAGGACGGGCAGAAACCTGCACTGAGGCGACTTCCTCAAGGCATCTGGAGTTTCTCAAAGAAGGCACGTGCAGGCTTCATCGATCTCCTCCTGCCTCACAGTTGTATCGCCGCCTTAGATCCCTCTTCCAGGCCTTTAAGACACATAGCCCTCAGAGACACCGACGCCAGACACGGCTAACGAACGTCGCAACGAGGCGCCGGCTCGCCCCCttcccctctccctccccccccccccctcgccaaCGACAGAATTCCACGCCTCTATGTACGTTTGCATGCAACAGATGCATACGAATGACAGGTGCGCCGGGAGGGTGGCTGGCGTCAAGTCCGGTGCTGTCCCGTACCTTGATCGCGACgatttcttcttcctgctctGCGGCTGGCCAGGCGGTCCCCTGCTGCTGAGACTGACGCAACCGCAGGAGGAACTCCTTCTCCCGCGAGCGGAACTGAGACCGAAAGAACATGGCATGAATGGTCAACCACGTGTGAGACCCAACTGCACACAGGAGCGCTTTTTGGCAGTGAAAATGAAGCAGAGGTCCGCATGCAAGAGCCGGCCGAGGTCCGTCTCTCTGCGACGTTACAGATCGCCATAGCCTGGCAGTCCACGCACACAGACGTGCCTGTATAGATAGATATTCGGACGTAATCACGTGTGCTTACATCTCCGATTAGCGAGACGTGCGCACGTAAAATATGAGCTCACATGTTTCTCAGACCAGGAACCAGCCTCTAGTACCGCGCGACACGAAAACCAAACAGAAAAACCGTAAGCAGAGAGGAACACGTGCACATAAGAATAAATGCACCGAGAGAGGAGTGCGGTGTCTCGGAAGAGGCAGGGAGCTGAACTCACCTGAGTTTCAATGCGTGAAGCTTCCTGTTCGAGGTGCGCCATGAGCCGCAAAGCCCGATGCAGCTTGCCCGGCAGCGTGAGGCAGTCCTCCAGCCACTGCTCCACGGGGTCTCCCATGGTTCCGAAGTGTCTTTAtgaagacagcgaggcgccagcCAGCAGAAGAATGACGAAACACGAAAGCCTCTTCTCTAcggccgctcgcgcgagCCAGATGGCCGCAGGCGAAACGGCGTCACATATCTTTCTTGCCCTCCCAACAGAAAATTTCGATGTTGTCGTGAAAACGAGAAGCCTTTACGGAAGACAAAGATAGATGCCAAtttcttccgccgctcgccgctcttCAGCCAGGTCCCTTGGAGCTGGACTTGTGGAAGGTTGGAAAGGACTGATTATGCAGAAGCACGCACAGCTACGTACGTGTACAAAGTGCGAAGAGGAGTaaaacagagaaaacgaaCTCCCAATAAACGAGTCATAGGTGCGGAAGGGGAGCCGAAAAAGGCGTGGGGTGCCTGGCGTTTAAGGGGAGAAAGCGTCGGCGGTGTGAAGAAGATTGGCAAATCTGGACTGCAGGATGCCACGGGGTATGGGAGTCTCTGGCGCCCGCTATAGGTTCTGTTAAATAGCCTCAGTCGAGAACAAAAAGATCGTAACTTTATGGATAAGGGCTCGAAAGGCAGAAGACATAGCGCTCCTCCCTAGGTAAATCAAGAAGTCAGTATCGAAGTTTCGGAGCGACTGAGACAGAACTTTACGCATGGCTCCACCGCTGCCTGGAAAGGAACTTCGTGGAATCCAGAGACAGCGTGGCAACGGCAAGGGACTCCCTTGCAATCCATCATATACTCTTTGCTCCCCGGATCCCCTCCAAAAAAGGGAAGAGAAGCAAGGAGATAACAGAGGTTCTTAGAGGCTGGGAAGCATGCCGAGGAAAAGGTTTAAAAAGTGTAAGTTTCCGATGGCGAAAAGGCACGCATGCAAGCGACAGGGGAGCACGCCGACGACTTGGACCGCGTGCCTGATCCAGATGCGCTGAAGGAGAGCCAAGGCCTTTCGTATCTTCTTCGTAGCTGTGACTGAGGACGCTGCTGGGTCATTCCACAGTGTGGTTTTCGTGTTGGATGTGTGTTTCACGCCGTTAAGTCGGGCAGAAGCAGGCTTCCGAGCGAACCAgtgcctctcgcggctgACGACTTCAACTCGGTGCTTGTTGTCAGTTACGGCAGCATGTGTGTGGACGTCCGGTAGGTGTTTCGCCTTGCACCAAAGAGAATAGCCACCTCTTCGCACGATTTTCTGAGCTGCTTACAGCCAGCTTGTGCGGTTTATGGGTTCGTGTGAAAGTGTGTCTTGAGGCAGTGCGAGTTCGGCTATACGACCAAGTCTATGGGCGATTCTTGACGCTCCGACCAGCCGCTAAAGGAGGTTGGAGGAGGATCTTTTACTCTTACCGCAGCTCGACGTGGAGCAAGTTGAGGCGTCTCGACGAGTATCATTGATCAACACGCTGACGCCGGTGTGTAGTGCTAGCGGACCGCTGGTCGTGCGGTGCGAGGTTGCCTCCAAGGCCATGGCTCATTTCACGTGAAGCGGCAAACTGGGGATTTCTATTCACGGTCCACCGCATTCTTGTCCGGCCACCCCTATGTATTCTTCGTCCAGTGAGGTCACAAAGTTGCTGGTTCCTTCTGCGCGTTCATTGATCCGTGTTGTCAATCCCTAGTCCAGCCTGCAAGTCTTCCTGGTGCGTGTGCTCAGCTGTAATGTTCTAGTTTACGACACTATTTTGACAGTTCTGGAGCAGGCAGTTTCCCCACCAGGCAACGAACGTGGACGGACAGGGTTCTGCAGGGCGACTCTTTCTTTTCTGAGCGAGTGAGTTTTTCAGTAACAGGTGGAAGTCGAGAGTGTGTAGCCTTGCCGGGTTCTGTTAGCTGTGTTCCGCGGCGGTGGACGGTTGTTGGTTTGTCTGTCTTCCCTCTTAGAAAGTTGGAAACCCATGAATACCTGGGTTGTCGCGTGTTGGTCAGCGTGTGTTTCTCGGCTTTGAAAGAATACGTTAGATTGTCAACACGATACGGTGGACGCACTATAGGACGGCTTTTACCACCACTAGATCAAAGAAACATGgcgggagagaaaaacgagacaGAACTCAAAACCACGAGTCGTTATCCAGAAAAAGGCGAGTCGAGCACCGCTACCGGCACAGCACCGAAAAACCGTGCACAGATGAGCAAGTACTGGGGAGATGACGTGGACGATAAAGTGGAGCGAACCGGTTGCAGCGAGCCTTACAGCCGGCTGGTAGATTGCCTGGATGTGTACGATAAGTAAGTGCGCCACCGCTTTATGGCATCGTGTCCGTTGGGTGAAACGACCTTGTGCCACTGCAGATCGCTTTGAAGTGTTCTGTCCCACGGGATCGACAAGAGGAAGAACCTCTCTGTCGCGAAAGGTCTGGGCGATATGCTACTGTGTTACGTGACCTCACAGTGTGGTGGGACGATTCCACAGCGAGTGATGACTCCTGCCATCTCACAGAGATTGTACTTGGGAAGTATATGCGAAGGGCTTAATGTACGT is part of the Besnoitia besnoiti strain Bb-Ger1 chromosome XII, whole genome shotgun sequence genome and encodes:
- a CDS encoding PHD-finger domain-containing protein (encoded by transcript BESB_022750); translated protein: MGDPVEQWLEDCLTLPGKLHRALRLMAHLEQEASRIETQFRSREKEFLLRLRQSQQQGTAWPAAEQEEEIVAIKFLHAKCRALLREKVAVNKQIASFIHYEQQRLVKERDKLLHSMHGLGAAATLKAHGVAGQELGAVTAAGPGGVPGGHLPGVGAPSAVGGTPGAGPLGATGTHGGTGSAGGSTVGRSALRRRAAERGGSSILGTAGDVSSGLPGDGAGADRGGGAGLGLDADGSGFYVRGADRTALNGDYQAHQDQGASASRHPSSQSSTVTAGPQGAGGPPHAASGADARGQAGLAVPAAPAGVHHPSGSKSSGGGRSRNQPSHGSRSRHDGSGSKGGAAAGPLASSGSASPAPSYGSGHRMGASPGAYYPPGGGSADPAGHAGGGASSGSGAGVPGGAGATTRSGGQSESADAWEGICPVCHKGESSECNNMVACDACNQWFHFECVGYSAETQEDDAWFCPQCYQHGLVP
- a CDS encoding hypothetical protein (encoded by transcript BESB_022760), with the protein product MAGEKNETELKTTSRYPEKGESSTATGTAPKNRAQMSKYWGDDVDDKVERTGCSEPYSRLVDCLDVYDKDWRKCREELQEFRRCCHEKKVPGA